The following nucleotide sequence is from Deltaproteobacteria bacterium.
AAACTTCTGGGGGAGGTCCTTGAACCGGGCGACTGCTTCGTAGATGTGGGAGCTCACATCGGGTACTTTTCACTTCTTGCATCGAGGATCGTCGGGGAAAAAGGCCGCGTCATCGCCGTTGAACCCGAGGCATTGAATGCGGCCCACCTCGAAAAACACCTTCGAGAAAACAAGGCCGACAATGTCATCCTGATCCAAGGAGCGGCGGGTGCCGTCACCGGGGAAGCCAACTTATATTACAACTCTGACAATGACGGAGGGCACGCCCTCTGGGATACGGGTCTTCACTTCTACAATCAAAAAACCCGCGAACAGAGGATCGTGAGAAGAGTCCCCAGTTTCACCGTGGACGACATCCTGGGCCAGTCCGGTACAGGAAAAATCAAGTTACTGAAAATCGACACGGAGGGAGCCGAAAAAGACGTACTTTCCGGGTGTACGAAAATTATTTCAAATGATGGCGTTCCTTACGTGGTGTGCGAAATAAACGCCTTCGGCCTCCATCAAATGGGGACCCATGAAAAGGAAATCCGGGATTTCATGGAAGAACAAGGTTTTGGCACCTACCTCCTTCAAGATGGAAGTCCTCACATCGTCAGGCTTTTGCCCGGCCAGTACGTGAAATCGAGATATGTATTCAACCTCCTTTTCATGAAAGGAAATCTGCAAGGTGACAATTTTTCGGGAGTTGACTGAGGTTATGGAAAGACCGATTCCTATTGAGACGATTAACATCAAATATCACCCGGAGGATGAGCGGCTCGCCCTGGACCGCATGCATACAGGCAGACCCTTACCGCTCTACTCCCGGATGATTTTAGGCGAGGGTTCTACCTAGCTCCATGCCGTCTGGAGCAAAGGGACGAACCATTTCTTACAATGCACCAATACCAGGTCCTCCATATATGTTTGCCCCATGAAGACAACCTGGGTGACCAATTGGCCCACCAAGTAGTCCATAAGGCACTTCAGGACCACGGCCTGGGATGCCGCTTTCACGAGGTGGACCTCTGGGAGCTGCGCACCCAGGAACGTTTCCTGGACGATGAAATCGACAGGATCAACGAACAGTTTGATTTCATGGTGATCGGAGCCGGGGGCATGCTTTCCCCGGGGTTGATCAATTTTGTATTCCGGGATCCGGGGAACTGGTCCCGAATCAATATCCCTCTCTTCTTCTTCGGGGTGGGGGTCATCGCCAACAATACCCTGCCCAACCATTACGCGATCCTGGGCCCTGATTCCGATGCGCCGCTCGTAAAGGCCCTGCAGGCGGCCTCTCTGGTGAGTGTAAGGGACATGCGAACATGGCTTACGGCCGCCAAGGTGTTGCCGGATCACCGGGAAAGGCTTTTCCTCACGGGCTGCCCCACGATATTCTATACCGGGAA
It contains:
- a CDS encoding FkbM family methyltransferase; translation: MIDENLFANTIAHGEELFLRGEIQEAFEAFESVLEKDPDNVRALNDKGVLLNSTERPQEAILNFSKALEIDPYHPDAAFNLISTHLALADWEGAETHYSRYAGSLPPGDAETLARDILELKFGDTCSPSLKSIPLTVHIDSHTYFLRLFLDTRKYSQRILWDHVSRNQAYEPGLFKLLGEVLEPGDCFVDVGAHIGYFSLLASRIVGEKGRVIAVEPEALNAAHLEKHLRENKADNVILIQGAAGAVTGEANLYYNSDNDGGHALWDTGLHFYNQKTREQRIVRRVPSFTVDDILGQSGTGKIKLLKIDTEGAEKDVLSGCTKIISNDGVPYVVCEINAFGLHQMGTHEKEIRDFMEEQGFGTYLLQDGSPHIVRLLPGQYVKSRYVFNLLFMKGNLQGDNFSGVD